The Planctomycetota bacterium genome segment CGCCGGCGACCAGGGATCGAACATCGCGCGACAGTTTGGATGATCCACCTCGTCCAGGAACTCGACAAAGCTGTCCACGCCCACGCCGACATCATGGTGATTCTGCAGGCCCAGCACCAACCCTTCATCGCCGACGATTCGTGAGCACTCGCGCACGGCCTGGATGCAAATGTCCCAGTCGCGCTGAAAAGCGTTCTGGTCAACCAGGTAGCCGGTGAAAACACGCAGGTACTTCGCGCCAAGTTCACGACCCAGTTGCGCCAGTTGCCGCACATAGGCCAATTGCACTTCGACGGCCGGCGTCTCGGTATCGCGGGCCAGCGTAAAGTTGGTGTAAGCGGCTACGGTCGCGATCTGGACATTGGCCTGGTTGGCCGCGCGGCGCAGCTCTTCAAGCGACGCCCGCTCGGTGTCAAGCACCGACAAGTGGGGGCGTTTGCCCATGATCTCGACGGCCGCGTAGCCGAGCGCGCCGGCCTTGGCGATGAATTGCGGCAGGGTAAGCCGATGCTGGCCCCAAAAGCCGGCATAGCTGACGGAAAATAGTGCGGGGGTCATAAGCGGCGATTAGCAATGAGCGGTTAGCGATTAGACAACACGGTCAGTTGTCAGTGGTCCGTGGTCAGTTGTAGGGGAGAGGGCCGAGGGGCTAGAGGCTAGGGGAAGACAATTGTTTTAGCGATTAGCTGCTACTTCAAAGGAGTGCGTGCCTGAACGTGGTTACTCATCATTCATCACTCCGCATTCATCACTTCCACTCCGTGTCTTCCTCCGTGACCTCTGTGTCTCCGTGGTAAATCCCTCCGTGGTTAGTCAGTAATTTGCCGAGCCAAAAAGTCTCTGCTACAACCGACCGCTGACATCGTAGCCCAGGATCGGGTGGCAAGATATGCGCGTCGCCGAAATTCGCACCGAGGCCCAACTCGACGAGCTGTTGAGCGAGCCGACGCCCGAGGTGATCGACACGCTGGCCCGCTGGCCGGGGGATCTGATGTTCCTGGGCGCGGCCGGCAAAATGGGCCCTACGTTGGCGCGAATGGCCCTGCGCGCCAGCGTCGCCAGCGGCACACGGCGGCGGATTTACGCCGTGGCCCGGTTCTCGTCCGGCGGCGAGCGCGAGTTCGCCGACTGTATCGTCGATGGCCAGGGAATCGAGCCGATCCGCTGCGATCTTGCCGACGACGACGCGGTGGCCCGCCTGCCCGACGCGCCGCTGGTCGTGTTCATGGCCGGCCGCAAGTTCGGCTCGACTGGCGACGAGCCGACCACCTGGGCCATGAACGCCTATGTGCCCGGCGCGGTCTGTCGCCGCTTTCGGCGGAGCCGGATCGTCGCCTTTTCGACCGGCAACGTATACGGCCTTTCCCCGGTCGCGGTGGGCGGCTCGCGCGAAACGGACCAGCCGCAGCCCGTCGGCGAATACGCGATGAGCGCGCTGGGGCGCGAGCGGGTGTTCGAGTATTTCAGCCGGCGGCTCAACATTCCGCTGGTGATCTTGCGGTTGAACTATGCCTGCGAGTTGCGGTATGGCGTGCTGGTCGATCTGGCGCAAAAGATTTGGGCCGACGAGCCGATCGATCTGGCGATGGGGACGCTGAACACGATCTGGCAGGGGGACGCCAACGCGATGACCCTGCGCGCGTTCGACCAGGCCACATCGCCGGCCACGGTGCTGAACATGACCGGCACCGACACCTTGTCGGTTCGTCAACTTTGCGGACGGTTGGGGGAATTGCTCGGTCGCACGCCCAAGTTTGTCGGCGCCGAAGCCGAGAGCGCGCTATTGAGCAACGCATCGGTTGGCATCGCGAAAC includes the following:
- a CDS encoding NAD(P)-dependent oxidoreductase, coding for MRVAEIRTEAQLDELLSEPTPEVIDTLARWPGDLMFLGAAGKMGPTLARMALRASVASGTRRRIYAVARFSSGGEREFADCIVDGQGIEPIRCDLADDDAVARLPDAPLVVFMAGRKFGSTGDEPTTWAMNAYVPGAVCRRFRRSRIVAFSTGNVYGLSPVAVGGSRETDQPQPVGEYAMSALGRERVFEYFSRRLNIPLVILRLNYACELRYGVLVDLAQKIWADEPIDLAMGTLNTIWQGDANAMTLRAFDQATSPATVLNMTGTDTLSVRQLCGRLGELLGRTPKFVGAEAESALLSNASVGIAKLGVPRVPVDELLTAVAGWIAAGGRCLGKPTHFESRDGKF
- a CDS encoding sugar phosphate isomerase/epimerase, whose amino-acid sequence is MTPALFSVSYAGFWGQHRLTLPQFIAKAGALGYAAVEIMGKRPHLSVLDTERASLEELRRAANQANVQIATVAAYTNFTLARDTETPAVEVQLAYVRQLAQLGRELGAKYLRVFTGYLVDQNAFQRDWDICIQAVRECSRIVGDEGLVLGLQNHHDVGVGVDSFVEFLDEVDHPNCRAMFDPWSPALHGDDLRSCARRLAPRMIQTTLADYVRLPRFTYMPGLVNYRRLDDAVRAVPVGQGFQDLEGFFTGLGEGGFDGVVAYEMCSPVRGGGSEANLDRTASESLAAIQRLIDVAKRG